The proteins below come from a single Candidatus Bathyarchaeota archaeon genomic window:
- the ilvE gene encoding branched-chain-amino-acid transaminase, with translation MSNELQVYIDGKYYPKSEAKISVYDHGFLYGDGVFEGIRAYKGVVFKLKEHIDRLYRSAHAITLKIPITKEEMNQAIIETLRKNNMKDSYIRLIATRGIGDLGLDPRKCPQASIIIIADTINIRSGNAIEAGITTMFSWVRRNPVDATTHEIKSLNYLNSVMGKIEANAAGVDEAICLESNGYIAEGVGENVFIVTNGEVMTPPSSTGALAGITAEVVTQLCQKLGIKLTITNLTPFMIFTADEAFFTGTAMEVIPIREVNKRPVGEGKPGPVTKRLMAEFQKVIADPANGTEI, from the coding sequence ATGAGCAATGAACTACAAGTTTACATAGACGGCAAATACTATCCCAAAAGTGAAGCAAAAATTTCCGTCTATGACCATGGTTTTCTCTATGGAGATGGCGTGTTTGAAGGCATCCGAGCATACAAAGGCGTAGTCTTCAAGCTTAAAGAGCACATTGACCGCCTCTACCGCTCCGCACATGCAATCACACTCAAAATCCCAATAACCAAAGAAGAAATGAACCAAGCCATAATTGAAACTCTGCGAAAAAACAACATGAAAGACTCCTACATCCGCCTAATTGCAACACGAGGAATAGGCGATTTAGGACTTGACCCCCGAAAATGCCCTCAAGCATCCATCATAATCATTGCTGACACCATTAACATCCGCTCAGGCAACGCTATAGAAGCAGGAATCACCACCATGTTCAGTTGGGTTAGAAGAAACCCGGTGGATGCAACCACGCATGAAATCAAATCCCTCAACTACCTAAACAGTGTTATGGGAAAAATTGAAGCCAATGCTGCAGGAGTTGACGAAGCTATCTGCTTAGAAAGCAACGGTTACATCGCTGAGGGCGTAGGCGAAAACGTGTTCATCGTCACCAACGGCGAAGTCATGACTCCACCATCCTCAACAGGCGCACTCGCTGGAATCACTGCTGAAGTCGTCACGCAACTATGCCAAAAATTGGGCATAAAACTGACAATAACCAACCTGACGCCATTTATGATATTCACTGCTGACGAAGCATTCTTCACAGGAACCGCCATGGAAGTTATCCCAATCCGCGAAGTCAACAAACGCCCAGTCGGCGAAGGCAAACCGGGACCAGTTACCAAACGGTTGATGGCGGAGTTCCAAAAAGTCATAGCTGACCCAGCCAACGGCACAGAAATCTAA
- a CDS encoding aminotransferase class I/II-fold pyridoxal phosphate-dependent enzyme, which produces MAIKVTNRAKNIEYAIRDVMVYTKQLIKDGKKIYYLNIGDPAAFDFKTPASFKEAACNAIANEDNFYSPSEGMPELRQAVAHKEKKINNVDITADDVLVTDGISEGIQMLLGAIVEKGDEILVPGPTYPPYISYTQFFDGTPISYETIEAENWHPNIDDLRKKITPKTRAIVIINPNNPTGAVYDKKTLKEIIDLAGEHNLPVFSDEIYDQLTYEGEFASAANISKDVPVVGLNGFSKVYQMTGWRLGYMYFKGEGKQLEQLKDGVEKQCRSRICANTPVQIAATAALNGPQDFVKDIVDRLRQRRDFSYKRLNEIEGISTSKPEGAFYIFPKIHEVGTRWKTDMDFVAELLKETGVLIVNGSGFDPIYGNGHARIVFLPPIDVLEEAYNALEQFMKKKPQKSVPEHVGKG; this is translated from the coding sequence TTGGCAATCAAAGTCACTAACCGCGCAAAAAACATTGAGTATGCCATACGTGACGTTATGGTTTACACTAAACAACTCATTAAAGATGGGAAAAAAATTTATTACCTAAACATCGGCGACCCCGCCGCATTCGATTTCAAGACACCTGCCAGCTTTAAAGAAGCCGCATGCAACGCCATAGCCAACGAGGACAATTTCTACTCTCCCTCCGAGGGCATGCCCGAGCTAAGGCAAGCAGTCGCACATAAGGAGAAAAAAATCAATAACGTTGACATAACAGCTGATGACGTGCTGGTTACCGATGGCATATCTGAAGGTATCCAGATGCTTTTGGGCGCGATTGTGGAGAAGGGTGACGAAATACTCGTTCCAGGACCAACATATCCACCCTATATTTCCTATACGCAATTCTTTGACGGAACACCCATTTCATACGAAACCATCGAAGCGGAAAACTGGCACCCAAACATTGATGATTTACGCAAAAAAATCACTCCCAAAACACGCGCCATCGTAATCATAAACCCAAACAACCCTACAGGCGCAGTCTATGACAAAAAAACACTTAAAGAAATAATAGACCTCGCAGGTGAGCATAACTTGCCAGTGTTTAGTGACGAAATTTATGACCAGTTAACCTATGAGGGCGAGTTCGCCAGTGCCGCAAACATTTCTAAAGATGTGCCCGTGGTTGGTTTGAACGGGTTTAGCAAAGTTTACCAGATGACGGGTTGGCGATTGGGCTACATGTACTTTAAAGGTGAGGGAAAACAGCTTGAACAGCTCAAGGACGGTGTAGAAAAACAATGCAGGAGTCGAATATGTGCCAATACACCCGTGCAAATCGCCGCAACCGCTGCACTCAATGGTCCGCAAGATTTTGTCAAAGACATCGTGGACAGGTTACGTCAACGCCGAGACTTCTCATATAAACGGCTAAACGAAATTGAGGGCATAAGCACCAGCAAACCCGAGGGAGCGTTTTACATTTTCCCTAAAATCCATGAGGTCGGCACAAGATGGAAAACAGACATGGATTTCGTTGCGGAACTGCTTAAGGAAACAGGCGTGCTTATTGTGAACGGTTCAGGGTTTGACCCAATCTATGGTAATGGGCATGCAAGAATAGTGTTTTTGCCGCCTATTGATGTGCTTGAGGAAGCCTACAATGCGTTGGAGCAGTTTATGAAAAAGAAACCCCAAAAGTCGGTGCCAGAGCACGTGGGCAAGGGCTAA
- the proS gene encoding proline--tRNA ligase — MSDIGVTVKKSENFSEWYVEVILKAGLADYAPVKGCMIIREDAIAMWEKIQEILNKKIKATGHKNVYFPMFIPEGFLKKEAEHFAGFTPEVAWITQGGETPLEEKLAVRPTSETIMYSTFGKWIRSWRDLPLKINQWCNIVRWETKATKLFLRTREFLWQEGHTAHATKEEAEEEVMYALHMYQGIMENYLAIPVIIGIKTESEKFPGAEYTTALEAMMPDGKALQMGTSHNLGQHFAKMFDIKYIGEDKQDHLVWQTSWGITTRTIGALTMIHGDDKGLVLPPKVAPVHVVIVPIPFKGQEADAIAAKTKEIQTILQAKGYSVVLDDRNEYTPGWKFNQWELKGVPVRIEVGPRDVKNGQVVMVRRDNKQKLFVKDADIPATIDQLMTNIQADMLTKARQVMQDLTTSVQTYDELKNVIVSKGGFVKAAWCGSAECEAKVKEETGATIRVRPFQKEVPSCGCVYCGRKAEENVFFARSY; from the coding sequence ATGTCTGATATTGGGGTTACCGTTAAGAAAAGCGAGAATTTTAGCGAATGGTACGTTGAAGTCATCCTAAAGGCAGGGCTTGCTGATTATGCGCCTGTGAAGGGCTGCATGATTATCCGCGAAGACGCCATCGCCATGTGGGAAAAAATCCAAGAAATCCTCAACAAAAAAATCAAAGCCACAGGACACAAAAACGTGTACTTCCCAATGTTCATACCCGAAGGCTTTCTTAAAAAAGAAGCCGAACACTTCGCAGGATTCACCCCCGAAGTTGCATGGATTACACAGGGCGGAGAAACTCCCTTAGAGGAAAAACTCGCAGTGCGTCCCACCAGCGAAACCATCATGTACTCCACATTTGGCAAGTGGATTCGGAGTTGGCGGGATTTGCCGCTGAAAATCAATCAATGGTGCAACATTGTCCGCTGGGAAACTAAAGCGACGAAGTTGTTTTTGCGTACCCGCGAGTTTTTGTGGCAGGAAGGCCACACCGCACATGCCACCAAAGAAGAAGCCGAAGAAGAGGTCATGTATGCCCTGCACATGTATCAGGGCATAATGGAGAACTATCTTGCAATCCCAGTAATCATAGGCATAAAAACGGAGAGCGAAAAATTCCCAGGCGCAGAATACACCACCGCACTGGAAGCCATGATGCCAGACGGAAAAGCACTTCAAATGGGAACCAGCCACAATCTGGGGCAGCACTTCGCAAAAATGTTTGACATAAAATACATCGGCGAGGACAAGCAAGACCATCTTGTTTGGCAGACCAGCTGGGGCATCACCACACGCACCATCGGTGCACTCACGATGATTCATGGCGACGACAAAGGCTTGGTTTTGCCGCCAAAAGTTGCACCTGTTCATGTTGTTATTGTGCCTATTCCATTCAAGGGTCAAGAAGCCGACGCAATCGCTGCTAAAACCAAAGAAATCCAGACAATCCTGCAAGCCAAAGGCTACAGTGTGGTTTTGGATGACCGTAACGAGTACACGCCTGGCTGGAAGTTTAACCAGTGGGAACTCAAAGGCGTCCCAGTACGCATCGAAGTTGGTCCCCGAGACGTCAAAAATGGGCAAGTTGTAATGGTAAGGCGCGATAACAAGCAAAAACTCTTCGTTAAAGACGCCGACATCCCCGCAACCATTGACCAGTTAATGACCAATATTCAAGCTGACATGCTAACCAAAGCCCGCCAAGTCATGCAGGATTTAACCACATCCGTGCAAACCTATGATGAACTCAAAAACGTGATTGTCTCCAAAGGTGGCTTTGTCAAAGCAGCATGGTGCGGCAGCGCAGAGTGTGAAGCTAAGGTTAAAGAGGAAACTGGTGCAACCATCCGAGTCCGTCCATTCCAGAAAGAAGTTCCCTCGTGCGGCTGTGTTTATTGTGGAAGAAAGGCAGAGGAAAACGTGTTTTTCGCAAGGTCCTATTAG
- the truD gene encoding tRNA pseudouridine(13) synthase TruD — translation MQAPEIDKILGMEIYASTTEGTGGAIRKSIDDFVVQEVLVDGTKAQIDGTVPSRALCSSQNRQRFLLCSLVKRDWDTLLAVKNLAKALGVETVRVQAAGIKDAKAVTAQHLTLENVSAEEAAKVDIKDIKLTPIGYIREALTAYYLLGNSFTINITELQVPKETIEAQISQTMQQINAAGGIPNFYGHQRFGTARPITHVVGKHLIQDDYEGAAMAFLAQPSKYERETSRQARTNLQETRDFKAALQEFPVPLRYERYMLMHLSENPTDFAGAFRRLPQKLLSLFVQAQQSFLFNRFLSERIKADLPLNEALLGDFVVGVERNGLPMANTAEIATEARLSKVNEAMAAGRMRVALPMFGAKGKLSGGVMGEIEQRVLDEEGVKVRAVNEFSYLGGKGGVRAALTPVKDFKAEVSEEKATLSFTLHRGCYATVLLREIIKPENPIAAGF, via the coding sequence TTGCAGGCTCCAGAAATCGACAAAATTCTTGGAATGGAAATTTATGCTTCAACCACCGAGGGTACTGGCGGCGCAATCCGAAAAAGCATTGACGATTTTGTCGTGCAAGAAGTTCTTGTGGACGGCACAAAAGCCCAAATTGATGGCACGGTTCCCAGCCGCGCCTTGTGTTCCTCGCAGAACCGGCAGAGGTTTTTGCTTTGCAGCTTGGTGAAGCGGGACTGGGACACGTTACTTGCAGTGAAAAACCTTGCAAAAGCGTTGGGGGTTGAGACTGTGCGTGTGCAGGCTGCGGGAATCAAAGATGCTAAAGCCGTAACTGCTCAGCATTTAACGCTTGAGAACGTGTCCGCAGAAGAAGCAGCCAAAGTTGACATTAAAGACATCAAATTAACTCCCATCGGCTATATCCGTGAAGCCCTCACAGCATATTACCTACTGGGAAACAGCTTCACCATAAACATCACCGAACTACAAGTCCCCAAAGAAACCATAGAAGCACAAATCAGTCAAACCATGCAGCAAATCAATGCGGCAGGCGGCATACCCAACTTTTATGGGCACCAACGCTTCGGCACTGCACGCCCAATCACCCATGTTGTTGGCAAACACCTAATCCAAGACGACTACGAAGGCGCAGCGATGGCTTTTCTGGCTCAACCCAGCAAGTATGAGCGCGAAACGTCAAGGCAGGCACGCACTAACCTGCAAGAAACCCGTGACTTCAAAGCTGCCCTCCAAGAATTCCCCGTGCCACTTCGTTATGAACGCTACATGCTAATGCACCTATCCGAAAATCCAACAGATTTTGCAGGTGCATTCCGCAGGTTACCCCAAAAGTTGCTTTCGCTGTTTGTTCAGGCGCAGCAGTCGTTTTTGTTTAACCGTTTCCTTAGCGAACGCATCAAAGCAGACTTGCCCCTCAATGAGGCGTTGCTGGGGGATTTTGTTGTTGGAGTTGAACGCAACGGGCTGCCAATGGCGAACACGGCGGAAATTGCAACAGAGGCGCGATTATCAAAAGTCAATGAGGCAATGGCAGCGGGGCGGATGCGTGTGGCGTTGCCCATGTTTGGTGCCAAAGGCAAACTGTCGGGTGGCGTGATGGGGGAAATTGAGCAGCGCGTGCTCGACGAGGAAGGCGTCAAGGTGCGGGCGGTTAACGAGTTCTCTTACTTGGGTGGCAAAGGCGGCGTAAGGGCAGCATTAACACCTGTGAAGGACTTCAAAGCCGAGGTTTCAGAGGAAAAAGCCACTTTGAGTTTCACGCTACATCGGGGCTGCTATGCAACGGTGCTTTTACGGGAAATCATTAAACCAGAAAACCCAATAGCTGCAGGCTTCTAA
- the pth2 gene encoding peptidyl-tRNA hydrolase Pth2, which yields MSEFDYKQVLVFRKDLQMSKGKIAAQAGHAAVSSAQDAYVHHKKWWEEWLYEGQRKIAVKVPSEKELSELEEAADDLGLPHALIIDRGLTEIPEGTVTCLGIGPAPSDKIDRLTGKLPLL from the coding sequence ATGAGCGAATTTGACTACAAGCAGGTGCTGGTGTTCCGCAAAGACCTACAAATGAGTAAAGGCAAAATCGCGGCTCAGGCAGGACACGCAGCTGTTTCCAGCGCGCAGGACGCTTATGTGCATCATAAGAAGTGGTGGGAAGAGTGGCTCTACGAGGGGCAACGAAAAATTGCGGTGAAGGTTCCCAGCGAAAAAGAACTCAGCGAATTGGAAGAAGCCGCAGATGATTTAGGTTTGCCACATGCCCTAATTATTGACCGTGGATTGACCGAGATTCCAGAGGGTACAGTGACCTGTCTTGGGATTGGTCCAGCCCCATCTGATAAAATTGACCGTTTAACTGGGAAGCTTCCACTTCTATAG
- a CDS encoding NAD(P)/FAD-dependent oxidoreductase has protein sequence MQTDALIIGGGPVGSYAALQLAKLGVNAEVFEEHATIGLPSHCTGHISIKSLRAAGYYPLPNGIVENTFNVANFYSPQGTKFALKLKTPVTCALNRAKFDQHIASQAQTAGATYHLDTPVQSLILKNGAVKGVNLKDGTSVSSKIVLDCEGISSRLLHQSGLKSFKPSGLVYGVEAEVDRVQNVEAHAVEVYLGQSVADGFYGWVVPRPDGTAKVGLATATGNPKALLERLMTKHPIAKTQLAGSKIVKINYHALTLGGPISKAYTDGFLAVGDCASQVKPTTGGGVIFGLTCAKIAAEEAATALKAGDVSQTALAQYQKRCNETLHFDVAVMLRLRKFLNSLSDTKLDEVLRVCKRLGVDGALASVEEIDFQGQMILQVAKKPAMAAALAYFVWTYLTAKP, from the coding sequence ATGCAGACAGACGCTCTAATAATCGGCGGTGGCCCAGTTGGTTCCTACGCTGCGCTTCAGTTAGCTAAGTTGGGCGTTAATGCGGAAGTGTTTGAAGAGCACGCCACTATTGGGTTGCCTTCGCACTGCACAGGACACATAAGCATCAAAAGTCTGCGAGCCGCAGGATACTATCCATTGCCAAACGGCATTGTGGAGAACACGTTTAACGTAGCCAACTTTTACTCGCCCCAAGGCACCAAATTTGCCCTCAAACTCAAAACGCCCGTTACGTGTGCTTTGAATCGGGCAAAATTCGACCAACACATCGCCTCTCAAGCCCAAACCGCAGGCGCAACCTACCACCTTGACACGCCTGTGCAATCCCTAATCCTGAAAAATGGGGCAGTTAAAGGTGTGAACCTAAAAGACGGCACCTCTGTCTCCTCAAAAATCGTGCTTGACTGCGAAGGCATCTCCTCACGGCTTCTACATCAATCAGGACTAAAATCGTTCAAACCTTCAGGGCTCGTGTACGGAGTTGAAGCTGAAGTTGACAGGGTGCAGAATGTTGAGGCGCATGCGGTTGAGGTTTATCTCGGGCAGAGCGTGGCGGATGGGTTTTATGGTTGGGTGGTCCCGCGACCAGACGGCACAGCAAAAGTGGGCTTAGCAACCGCCACTGGCAACCCCAAGGCACTGCTTGAACGGTTAATGACAAAGCATCCCATCGCCAAAACCCAACTTGCGGGTTCAAAAATAGTCAAAATCAACTATCACGCCCTCACCTTGGGTGGACCAATCAGCAAAGCATACACTGACGGGTTCTTAGCAGTAGGCGACTGCGCCTCACAGGTGAAGCCAACCACAGGCGGCGGCGTCATTTTCGGGTTAACCTGCGCCAAAATCGCCGCGGAAGAAGCCGCAACAGCCCTCAAAGCTGGCGATGTCTCCCAAACTGCGCTTGCTCAGTACCAGAAACGCTGCAATGAAACTCTACATTTTGACGTTGCAGTTATGCTTCGTCTACGAAAATTCCTCAACTCGCTCTCGGATACGAAGTTGGATGAGGTTTTGCGTGTCTGCAAAAGGTTGGGCGTTGATGGGGCATTGGCAAGTGTGGAGGAGATTGATTTTCAGGGTCAAATGATACTGCAGGTTGCAAAGAAGCCTGCGATGGCTGCGGCGTTGGCGTATTTTGTTTGGACTTATTTGACTGCAAAGCCTTAA
- a CDS encoding CDC48 family AAA ATPase: MSEVQLRVGDARQRDVGRGIARIDQRTMQKLEISAGDVIEIVNKRTTSAIAWPAYSEDQNRDIIRIDGFTRKNCGVAINEYVVIRPAKVKTALSLTLAPVDMRLNVDDDFTNFVKNRLMERTLVEGDTTLVMMLGHAIPFTVSKTRPHGIIKVTAETRLTILNEPAPEGKGLPRTTYEDIGGLHEEIQRVREMVELPLRHPELFQRLGIEPPKGVLLHGPPGCGKTLLARAVANESEANFYSINGPEIMSKFYGESEARLREIFQQAQQNAPSIIFVDELDAIAPKREEVTGEVERRVVAQLLALMDGLGGRGNVIVIGATNRPGALDPALRRPGRFDREIEIAVPDKKGRYEVLQIHPRGMPLAEGVDLKKLADMTHGYTGADLSSLGRETAMKALRRYLPQINLEEERIPPEVLEKMEVNMDDFMGAYKEVTPTAMREVYIEVSSVHWEDAGGLDDVKQHLKEAVEWPIKTPELFTRLGIRAPKGILLYGPPGCGKTLLARAVATESEANFISIKGPEVFSKWVGESEKAIREVFRKARMAAPAVIFLDEIDSLTPRRGMGMSDSGVSERVISQLLTEMDGITTLHDIVVIAATNRPDMVDSAVIRPGRFDRLIYVPEPDEKSRAQIFKLYTKGMPLGKDVDLNQLALVTKYYSGADIESLCREAAMHALRRDVKTTEVFMADFQDAMKEMGPSITPDMEKWYKSFMAQIRQVQKPATPVT; this comes from the coding sequence ATGAGTGAAGTTCAATTACGTGTTGGAGACGCAAGGCAGCGTGATGTTGGTAGAGGTATTGCACGCATTGACCAGCGAACCATGCAGAAACTGGAAATAAGCGCAGGAGACGTTATCGAAATCGTTAACAAACGCACAACCAGCGCGATTGCATGGCCCGCGTACAGTGAAGACCAGAACCGTGACATAATCAGAATTGATGGGTTCACACGCAAAAACTGCGGCGTAGCCATAAACGAATACGTCGTTATCCGACCCGCCAAAGTCAAAACCGCGCTGAGCCTCACGCTTGCGCCTGTGGATATGCGTTTAAACGTTGATGATGACTTCACCAATTTTGTCAAAAACCGCTTGATGGAGCGCACCTTAGTTGAAGGCGACACCACGCTGGTTATGATGCTTGGTCACGCAATCCCCTTTACAGTATCCAAAACCCGACCCCATGGCATAATCAAAGTAACCGCGGAAACCCGCCTAACAATCCTAAACGAACCCGCACCCGAAGGCAAAGGCTTACCCCGCACAACCTACGAAGACATCGGCGGACTCCACGAAGAAATCCAACGCGTCAGAGAAATGGTAGAGTTGCCCCTACGCCACCCTGAACTTTTCCAGCGCCTCGGAATCGAACCACCCAAAGGTGTACTCCTACACGGACCACCAGGATGCGGCAAAACCCTGCTTGCCCGAGCAGTCGCTAACGAGTCCGAAGCCAACTTCTACAGCATAAACGGTCCCGAAATCATGAGCAAATTCTACGGCGAATCCGAAGCCCGATTACGCGAGATTTTCCAGCAAGCCCAACAAAACGCACCCAGCATAATCTTTGTTGATGAGCTTGATGCAATTGCGCCTAAACGTGAAGAAGTCACAGGCGAAGTGGAACGCCGTGTTGTTGCGCAACTCTTAGCTTTGATGGATGGGTTAGGTGGAAGAGGTAACGTCATAGTTATTGGAGCCACAAACCGTCCAGGCGCACTTGACCCTGCACTTCGCAGACCAGGAAGGTTTGACCGTGAAATCGAAATTGCCGTCCCCGACAAGAAAGGACGCTACGAAGTTCTGCAGATCCACCCCCGCGGGATGCCTCTTGCAGAGGGAGTTGACCTCAAAAAACTCGCAGATATGACCCATGGCTACACAGGCGCTGACCTGTCCTCGCTGGGACGGGAAACCGCCATGAAAGCCCTAAGACGCTACTTGCCCCAAATCAACCTTGAAGAGGAACGGATTCCTCCTGAAGTGCTAGAGAAAATGGAGGTTAACATGGATGATTTCATGGGTGCCTACAAAGAAGTTACACCAACCGCTATGCGTGAAGTTTACATTGAAGTTTCATCTGTGCATTGGGAAGACGCAGGTGGATTAGATGATGTTAAACAGCACCTAAAAGAAGCAGTGGAATGGCCAATTAAAACCCCTGAACTGTTCACTCGTCTGGGTATTCGCGCACCAAAAGGTATACTACTGTATGGTCCACCTGGCTGTGGCAAAACCCTGCTGGCACGAGCAGTAGCTACTGAATCCGAAGCCAACTTCATATCCATTAAGGGTCCTGAAGTTTTCAGCAAATGGGTAGGCGAATCCGAAAAAGCCATCCGTGAAGTCTTCCGCAAAGCCCGCATGGCAGCCCCAGCAGTCATATTCCTTGACGAAATCGATTCTCTAACACCACGACGTGGCATGGGCATGAGCGACAGCGGCGTTTCAGAACGTGTTATCAGCCAACTCCTAACCGAAATGGACGGCATCACTACCCTTCACGATATCGTAGTTATCGCAGCGACTAACCGACCTGACATGGTGGATTCCGCTGTGATTCGACCCGGCAGATTTGACCGCCTAATCTACGTACCTGAACCTGACGAAAAGAGCCGAGCGCAAATCTTTAAGCTCTACACAAAGGGAATGCCTCTCGGAAAAGACGTGGACCTAAACCAGCTTGCGTTGGTGACTAAGTATTATTCTGGCGCAGATATTGAATCATTATGCCGTGAAGCTGCTATGCATGCATTGCGTCGAGACGTGAAGACCACTGAGGTTTTCATGGCTGATTTCCAAGATGCAATGAAAGAGATGGGTCCATCAATTACGCCGGATATGGAGAAATGGTACAAGAGTTTCATGGCGCAAATCCGTCAAGTACAAAAACCAGCAACACCAGTAACATAA
- a CDS encoding elongation factor 1-beta, with protein MGAILVVYKVFPEDIVEDFEPMKEKVKAILPESAAIEGWGTEDVAFGLKALLVQIRFPEDKMGIVEEFEVALGKIPGVSQAESFNIRRTSR; from the coding sequence ATGGGCGCAATTCTTGTTGTTTACAAGGTTTTTCCTGAAGACATCGTCGAAGACTTTGAACCTATGAAAGAAAAAGTCAAAGCAATCCTTCCCGAGTCCGCCGCTATTGAAGGCTGGGGAACCGAGGATGTTGCTTTTGGTCTCAAAGCTCTGCTTGTTCAGATTCGTTTTCCCGAAGACAAGATGGGCATAGTTGAAGAATTCGAGGTTGCACTCGGAAAAATCCCAGGTGTTAGCCAAGCAGAATCTTTCAACATTCGCAGAACCAGCCGTTAA
- a CDS encoding zinc finger domain-containing protein, which translates to MTERQALSMVTCTSCGKPIAPGSEATKFLCPNCGEIQIKRDGKCRKFGRTYRCPKCGFQGP; encoded by the coding sequence ATGACTGAAAGACAAGCATTATCCATGGTTACCTGCACCAGCTGCGGTAAACCAATTGCGCCAGGAAGCGAAGCTACAAAATTCCTGTGCCCAAACTGCGGAGAAATCCAGATTAAACGCGACGGAAAATGCCGCAAATTCGGCAGAACCTATAGGTGCCCCAAATGCGGGTTCCAAGGACCATAA
- a CDS encoding DUF126 domain-containing protein, whose product MEQLNGRIIYKGKAEAEALVTSMPISFYGGVDPNTGVILEKGHELQGISIKDKILVFPQGKGSTVGSYTLYRLKKNGVAPAGMINKETETIVAVGAIISEIPFVDKIDISKIKTGNKVVIEKETVSIQ is encoded by the coding sequence ATGGAACAATTAAACGGAAGAATAATTTACAAGGGCAAAGCCGAAGCAGAAGCACTTGTCACATCAATGCCAATTAGCTTCTACGGTGGCGTTGACCCCAATACAGGTGTAATCCTTGAGAAAGGACACGAACTCCAAGGCATAAGCATCAAAGACAAAATCTTAGTGTTCCCGCAGGGCAAAGGCTCAACAGTAGGCAGCTACACACTATACCGCCTCAAAAAGAACGGAGTAGCCCCAGCAGGAATGATAAACAAAGAAACCGAAACCATCGTAGCAGTCGGAGCAATCATCAGTGAAATTCCCTTCGTAGACAAAATCGACATAAGCAAAATCAAAACAGGTAACAAAGTCGTTATTGAAAAAGAAACTGTCTCAATTCAGTAG